One genomic segment of Hordeum vulgare subsp. vulgare chromosome 2H, MorexV3_pseudomolecules_assembly, whole genome shotgun sequence includes these proteins:
- the LOC123425147 gene encoding B3 domain-containing protein Os06g0194400-like isoform X1: MADANSYEEQRRRQVEENKRKLEELRLHHLSAAVREAAAKPKLQKRKASKPRDAADDAPPRRSGRIATLPEQPDYRDNVKLGTGKPRQQKEVKPDHAYAIAKAEELRDELGSDYPTFVKTMPQSLTSLYIPAQFSMEHLPDRGMKLVLVDEEEEEFKVQYRPHSSSLVTGWSEFVMDNELVEGDCLVFQLIRRALFKVFIFRASSYYENDH; this comes from the exons ATGGCGGACGCGAACTCGTACGAGGAGCAGCGCAGGAGGCAGGTGGAGGAGAACAAGCGGAAGCTGGAGGAGCTGCGCCTGCACCACCTCTCCGCCGCCGTCCGCGAGGCCGCCGCCAAGCCCAAGCTG CAGAAGAGGAAGGCGTCGAAGCCACGGGACGCCGCCGATGACGCCCCGCCCCGGCGCTCCGGCCGTATCGCCACCCTCCCCGAGCAGCCCGACTATCGCGACAAT GTAAAGCTCGGCACCGGGAAACCACGGCAGCAAAAAGAAGTAAAGCCTGATCATGCGTATGCCATCGCCAAGGCCGAAGAGCTACGGGATGAGCTTGGCTCCGACTACCCCACCTTTGTCAAAACCATGCCCCAATCTCTTACCTCGCTG TATATTCCGGCACAGTTCAGCATGGAGCATCTCCCGGACCGTGGCATGAAATTGGTTTTggtggatgaggaggaggaggagtttaaGGTGCAATATCGTCCACACAGTAGCAGTCTTGTCACCGGGTGGAGCGAGTTTGTCATGGACAATGAGCTGGTGGAAGGTGATTGCTTGGTGTTCCAGCTGATCAGGAGGGCATTGTTCAAG
- the LOC123425147 gene encoding B3 domain-containing protein Os06g0194400-like isoform X2 has protein sequence MADANSYEEQRRRQVEENKRKLEELRLHHLSAAVREAAAKPKLKRKASKPRDAADDAPPRRSGRIATLPEQPDYRDNVKLGTGKPRQQKEVKPDHAYAIAKAEELRDELGSDYPTFVKTMPQSLTSLYIPAQFSMEHLPDRGMKLVLVDEEEEEFKVQYRPHSSSLVTGWSEFVMDNELVEGDCLVFQLIRRALFKVFIFRASSYYENDH, from the exons ATGGCGGACGCGAACTCGTACGAGGAGCAGCGCAGGAGGCAGGTGGAGGAGAACAAGCGGAAGCTGGAGGAGCTGCGCCTGCACCACCTCTCCGCCGCCGTCCGCGAGGCCGCCGCCAAGCCCAAGCTG AAGAGGAAGGCGTCGAAGCCACGGGACGCCGCCGATGACGCCCCGCCCCGGCGCTCCGGCCGTATCGCCACCCTCCCCGAGCAGCCCGACTATCGCGACAAT GTAAAGCTCGGCACCGGGAAACCACGGCAGCAAAAAGAAGTAAAGCCTGATCATGCGTATGCCATCGCCAAGGCCGAAGAGCTACGGGATGAGCTTGGCTCCGACTACCCCACCTTTGTCAAAACCATGCCCCAATCTCTTACCTCGCTG TATATTCCGGCACAGTTCAGCATGGAGCATCTCCCGGACCGTGGCATGAAATTGGTTTTggtggatgaggaggaggaggagtttaaGGTGCAATATCGTCCACACAGTAGCAGTCTTGTCACCGGGTGGAGCGAGTTTGTCATGGACAATGAGCTGGTGGAAGGTGATTGCTTGGTGTTCCAGCTGATCAGGAGGGCATTGTTCAAG